From Topomyia yanbarensis strain Yona2022 chromosome 1, ASM3024719v1, whole genome shotgun sequence, one genomic window encodes:
- the LOC131696316 gene encoding uncharacterized protein LOC131696316, whose protein sequence is MLFKHYHEKLLHAGTQLLLSTVRLRYWPLGGRNVGRRIVHQCLRCFRAKPSAIKQQMGGLTAARVTVCKTFSKTGVDYFGPVYIRDGRRRPTIKAYVAVFVCMSTKAVHLELVTDLSTERFLQALRRFISRRDLFTDVYSDNGTNFVGARNQLKELFTLLKNKKYHEMVSKECAKDGIQWHFNPLRAPHFGGLWEAAVRSAKFHLLRVLGENSTLYEDFNTLLIQVEVCLNSRPLTPMSDDPTDLEPLTPGHFLTGGSFQASPEPDYTDVQLNRLNRWQLVQRQLQDFWRRWRREYLSQLQGRTKNWEPPVKVETGQLVTIVDGNQPVMRWKMGRIHELHPGDDNVVRVATVKTVSGFLRRPVAKLCILPTQETPCSSATANNSLN, encoded by the coding sequence ATGCTATTTAAACACTACCATGAGAAACTATTACACGCGGGAACTCAATTGCTATTGAGTACAGTACGATTACGGTATTGGCCTTTGGGTGGCAGAAATGTGGGCAGAAGGATAGTTCACCAATGTCTTCGATGCTTCAGAGCCAAACCGTCGGCCATCAAGCAGCAAATGGGTGGACTGACGGCTGCTCGGGTTACAGTTTGCAAGACGTTTTCAAAAACCGGAGTGGATTATTTCGGACCGGTGTACATTCGGGATGGCAGACGTCGACCCACGATCAAGGCATACGTAGCGGTTTTTGTATGTATGAGCACGAAGGCAGTACATTTGGAACTGGTTACTGACCTGTCTACAGAACGCTTTCTTCAGGCGCTGCGACGCTTTATTTCTAGACGGGACTTATTTACAGATGTGTATTCCGACAATGGAACAAATTTTGTTGGTGCCAGAAATCAATTAAAAGAACTCTTTACGCTGCTGAAAAATAAGAAGTATCATGAAATGGTTTCAAAGGAATGCGCCAAGGATGGCATTCAGTGGCATTTCAACCCACTACGTGCCCCACACTTCGGAGGCTTGTGGGAAGCCGCTGTACGTTCAGCTAAATTTCACCTACTTCGAGTGCTCGGGGAAAACTCTACGTTGTACGAAGACTTCAACACACTGTTGATCCAGGTAGAAGTTTGTCTAAATTCTCGGCCTTTGACGCCTATGTCGGATGATCCAACAGACCTAGAACCGTTGACACCGGGTCACTTTCTAACCGGAGGATCCTTTCAAGCTAGTCCTGAGCCTGACTACACCGATGTACAACTAAATCGGTTGAATCGATGGCAGCTAGTACAACGTCAGCTTCAGGATTTCTGGAGGCGTTGGCGGCGAGAATATTTATCACAACTACAAGGCAGAACTAAAAATTGGGAACCACCAGTGAAGGTAGAGACCGGCCAATTGGTGACTATTGTAGACGGAAACCAACCTGTAATGCGCTGGAAGATGGGTCGAATTCACGAGCTGCACCCAGGAGATGATAACGTGGTACGAGTGGCCACCGTAAAAACAGTATCTGGATTCCTTCGTCGACCAGTAGCGAAGCTGTGCATCCTTCCAACACAAGAAACACCATGTTCATCAGCTACAGCAAACAACTCACTCAACTAG